Proteins encoded together in one Macrobrachium rosenbergii isolate ZJJX-2024 chromosome 45, ASM4041242v1, whole genome shotgun sequence window:
- the LOC136829730 gene encoding serine-rich adhesin for platelets-like isoform X3 has product MSVLSRDIMGDRQRNFAQYATALNQYANFNNDGERSSRERGDGGPGSGPGGSSNSGAGSSSGSGGASHGGTASAGNAALWGELSRTLQYNNYPGFGTAWQGGGGDMRLYGYGGYGEGQVDGRGEGRPEGRSEGRRVPSKGETKATPPLPPGMGASMGSALASLQQLVASGGADAANVYRSFLAARQYAAAAAALSALPAAPPPSINPAALHAASALSGHHQQQQQHQQQQRRQQQQHHQQQLQQQQQAAAFVAAATAGLNGEGLGMHGASRMQQPSPQGRKCTPVPADIRHDDPLPSPGRTRSHPPPTINNQETVCTPVIGKGSFEPPPGVGDGGGDMGSDGRRVQSGSESEGDQRIRHRRKQEQPRRQSVIYPVAMQSESGGGGDSSSDDSQGYDVLLTRNAVEHRDSPHDSVHSNSPVDPALRLSRETFPAQGMSQAMSHALAHPFLAAHLNASQLLQVAQTTPPPTKQDVPPAPSPHSQTHQLQVRTDLLEPHPKEAETSYPSQDPPPRSLTQPQISLPEVDIRSVRTPPSNASLDSNVAPVKKRRCSPSYMENDTVVSDSMVGKTSVSEVSSRSDGGGSNSLSSTSYNQTREESTAHTISPNVESTPVNGLSGSCEAVEKNASSSGSDSQSSLNVSMQSCETEKALNRSLDKSDQDFYNGDNEMLYSPRKRNRKRKSESEAVVEVETTVIEGQLDESAESKRRTRQKRAISYVEDGTDPVLEMNEDSSPDATPVKKKGRRPKEVRERTDSESNPSPEQPQMTEAPTSPPVLPPPPLPPPQPSSGPQEESPPKSMHNSPPSRGRGRGLYRGAPRGRGRLPMTADSHEFSSITEPLHVDTSLAMEPDLRVPGPPPITPSSCSPDVYDFNDTDSDGVGRGKKGKRGRKKGFSPKKNNKQSPVEAAKANISPRSRDTMVKSPKSPKFFSSSRSPVSDRNKEWLRGVSPPVRDLSKSLSEVSCNEGGTYNHAPSLDGKSSDVLQNSESCDSLTTDNAKLDVNVTSPRRSTRRVKPREMDSSLLDVKGDDSSDVSLQSLPSNSKLNTSFSGSILNNAQNSEEKIEKDESPSRGSDVADGSPSSRVRRRGRRPLDQSDMMAGQALNSEIDNVSTPEKSLPTSVDSAITDDGHTKVSDSISVDEKCNSVPPVKKGRRGRPRKGIKVESPGAAAKGKGKGRGKKRKRKFTPFPKGTKKKLFVGGNETNELPEETSQYQSVPEDDVYDDAEDSAENDIQEVSSCDVESTSEEKTGALHLTNDALKPEGSLLQTKPNKVTDVSSLSNEKSSSSCDVPQNEMVLKSSDTPESVGETLTVIAQMEEAESRVKRLRGRRTSAKQDGKAESELMKPKEEELDTNEVIKGSKHEPDVEECIPKEKPSIQTASVEVNESVPDKQENKETRQSPTLKTLVDSKSVTPNKSAISGIQDKCKVDGMSLPYLRRKGPDFEKESFGSQFKAFVENDKSLETQEYTNNEFPEHKDMQNSRRDHSSSSGTGSDAAEGITVPVAAEVKNFGDQVPSESQIIGAKPVEIQKAVVRQVEAEVKVHCSQSEKSEIDSKENLKGTSVEQDTKADCEEKPTLQDLGSMSGEKKPDTENSLVPISSNSQPVIKEDDTSKNSVPGIPSDMLLDVPEASANIPLPPPDAMEVPQGTDMDVDAETVENIAKFLEETASTIPGATEENYNEKRPKRSSRPPRNMDDNEMNDLLMLLNMEDEESEDEDYVPKDLENLDSTAESDDGVDSDGNDDDDDDDESGADYESEGRGGSTLSNFLELAGDAGGDNDKVPSSFKHGKGSAAKSKGLKNGKGKKYKNDTSSAKKGKVKGKVKYNSKGRHDDDVKRKGDDGKKKGEGERKGPYIRVDPSTSGEVIVNTPYRDEEEQDKQVRKLNIQFYCKIEAKQKTAKVGYNSTLHNNYDAFSKDTTWFCSFCKNYSHTWKLGDLFGPYFIEGLTLRKKKYPKVIEGQVVESTSPNEVGRFKKRPPRRESTSDVPGESKKLELGGCSPPWRFVPAATPARMLCRPGSKEVGPQQIQDTSNPISTSNTKEGSTGDPITPVTAPAEARPPGTECWVHESCLLWSPGVHIINSKLCGLEEAVIHAQDSVCTNCSEAGATIGCLGKGCPLMVHVPCATQLHWTLDRQTFMSFCPKHSTLT; this is encoded by the exons GAGACATAATGGGTGACAGACAGCGTAATTTTGCGCAGTATGCCACAGCTCTAAATCAGTATGCAA ACTTTAACAATGATGGAGAACGAAGTAGCCGGGAGAGGGGAGACGGGGGCCCTGGTTCTGGCCCCGGTGGAAGCAGCAATAGTGGTGCCGGAAGCAGCAGTGGCAGTGGAGGTGCTAGTCATGGGGGGACGGCGTCTGCTGGAAATGCTGCACTGTGGGGCGAGTTGAGTAGGACCCTGCAGTACAACAACTACCCAGGTTTTGGTACAGCATGGCAAG GAGGTGGAGGTGATATGAGGCTCTATGGCTACGGTGGATATGGAGAAGGACAGGTGGATGGCCGTGGAGAAGGCCGCCCAGAGGGTCGAAGTGAGGGTCGCCGAGTTCCAAGCAAGGGGGAGACGAAGGCTACGCCACCTCTGCCCCCAGGCATGGGAGCAAGCATGGGGTCAGCTTTGGCCTCCCTTCAGCAGCTTGTGGCCAGTGGAGGAGCGGATGCAGCTAATGTTTACAGAAGTTTCTTGGCAGCTCGGCAATATGCTGCTGCAGCCGCTGCCCTCAGTGCCCTTCCAGCTGCGCCTCCACCATCCATAAATCCTGCTGCTCTTCATGCTGCAAGTGCATTGTCTGGCCAccaccagcaacaacaacagcatcagcagcagcagagaagaCAGCAACAGCAACACCATCAACAGcagctgcaacaacaacaacaggcaGCTGCGTTTGTAGCCGCAGCCACAGCTGGTCTTAATGGAGAAGGGTTAGGAATGCACGGAGCCTCACGCATGCAACAACCTTCTCCGCAGGGAAGGAAGTGCACCCCAGTCCCAGCTGATATCCGACATGACGACCCTCTGCCATCACCAGGTAGGACTCGCTCCCACCCTCCTCCAACAATCAATAACCAGGAGACGGTATGTACTCCTGTGATTGGAAAAGGAAGCTTTGAGCCACCTCCTGGAGTTGGAGATGGTGGCGGCGACATGGGAAGTGATGGCAGGCGAGTGCAGAGTGGCAGTGAGAGTGAGGGCGATCAGAGAATCAGGCACAGACGTAAGCAAGAGCAGCCCAGGCGTCAGAGTGTCATATACCCCGTTGCTATGCAATCTGAGAGTGGAGGTGGAGGAGACTCGAGTTCAGATGATTCTCAGGGTTATGACGTTCTCCTTACTCGGAACGCCGTCGAACACAGAGACTCTCCTCACGATTCCGTGCACAGTAACTCGCCGGTAGACCCAGCTTTACGGCTGTCTCGAGAGACGTTCCCTGCTCAGGGAATGAGTCAGGCTATGAGTCATGCTCTAGCTCATCCTTTCTTGGCAGCTCACCTGAATGCCAGTCAGCTACTGCAGGTAGCTCAGACAACTCCTCCACCCACAAAGCAGGATGTGCCCCCTGCGCCTTCCCCTCATTCTCAAACGCACCAGTTGCAAGTTCGGACAGACCTGCTGGAACCGCATCCAAAGGAAGCAGAGACATCATATCCCTCACAGGACCCTCCGCCTCGCTCCCTCACGCAACCACAGATATCCCTGCCAGAGGTGGACATTCGTAGTGTACGGACCCCTCCTAGTAATGCTTCTTTAGATAGCAATGTTGCACCTGTTAAAAAGAGGAGATGTTCTCCTAGTTATATGGAAAATGACACTGTTGTCAGTGACAGTATGGTGGGAAAGACTAGTGTGAGTGAAGTAAGTTCAAGGAGTGATGGTGGGGGGAGTAATAGTCTATCTAGTACGAGTTATAACCAGACGAGAGAGGAAAGTACTGCACATACTATAAGTCCCAATGTAGAAAGCACCCCTGTAAATGGTCTTAGTGGATCTTGTGAGGCTGTGGAGAAGAATgctagtagtagtggtagtgacAGTCAGTCTTCGTTAAATGTGAGCATGCAAAGTTGTGAAACAGAAAAAGCATTGAATAGAAGTTTAGATAAAAGTGATCAAGATTTTTATAATGGTGATAATGAAATGCTGTACAGTCCTAGAAAGCGAAACAGGAAGAGGAAATCTGAAAGTGAAGCTGTAGTGGAAGTAGAGACCACTGTTATTGAAGGGCAGCTTGATGAGAGTGCAGAGAGTAAAAGGAGAACTAGGCAAAAGAGAGCCATTTCCTACGTTGAAGATGGCACAGACCCAGTGCTGGAGATGAATGAGGATTCTTCTCCTGATGCAACCCCagtgaaaaagaaagggagaagaccAAAGGAAGTTCGTGAAAGGACTGACAGTGAAAGTAATCCCAGTCCTGAGCAGCCACAAATGACTGAAGCTCCAACAAGTCCCCCTGTACTGCCACCCCCACCCCTGCCACCTCCCCAACCATCGTCAGGTCCTCAGGAAGAATCACCACCCAAGTCTATGCATAATTCTCCCCCAAGTAGAGGGCGAGGAAGGGGCCTCTATCGTGGTGCCCCCAGGGGTAGAGGCAGATTGCCAATGACAGCAGATTCCCACGAATTCTCAAGTATCACTGAACCTTTGCACGTTGATACATCTCTTGCCATGGAGCCTGATTTAAGAGTTCCAGGTCCCCCTCCCATAACCCCTTCTTCTTGCAGCCCAGATGTGTATGACTTCAATGACACTGATAGTGATGGTGTAGGTCGAGGGAAGAagggcaagagagggagaaagaagggaTTTAGcccaaagaaaaacaataagCAGTCTCCCGTGGAAGCAGCGAAAGCCAATATTAGTCCTAGATCTCGTGATACAATGGTAAAATCTCCTAAGTCACCCAAGTTTTTTTCAAGCTCTCGGAGCCCAGTGTCAGACCGTAACAAGGAATGGCTCCGAGGAGTATCTCCTCCTGTTCGAGACTTATCAAAAAGTTTGTCAGAGGTTTCTTGCAATGAAGGTGGCACTTACAACCATGCACCTTCCCTTGATGGTAAATCATCTGATGTTTTACAGAATTCTGAGAGTTGTGATAGTTTGACCACTGATAATGCAAAATTAGATGTTAATGTTACTTCTCCACGTAGAAGTACCCGTAGAGTTAAGCCTCGAGAGATGGACTCCTCGTTGTTGGATGTCAAAGGAGATGACTCCTCTGATGTGAGTCTTCAGTCACTCCCCAGTAATTCAAAACTTAACACTTCGTTCTCAGGGTCTATCCTAAACAATGCACAAAATTCGGAAGAGAAGATTGAAAAAGATGAGTCGCCCTCACGTGGGTCAGACGTAGCTGATGGTTCTCCAAGCAGTCGtgtacgaagaagaggaaggagacctTTAGATCAAAGTGACATGATGGCTGGTCAGGCTTTGAACAGTGAAATTGATAATGTTTCAACCCCAGAGAAAAGTCTTCCCACTAGTGTGGACTCTGCAATAACAGATGATGGACACACGAAAGTTTCAGACAGTATTAGTGTTGATGAGAAATGTAATTCTGTTCCCCCTGTCAAGAAGGGGAGGCGAGGAAGACCACGCAAAGGTATAAAAGTGGAGAGCCCAGGAGCAGCTGCtaagggtaaggggaaggggaggggcaagAAACGTAAGAGAAAATTCACACCCTTTCCAAAGGGGACTAAAAAGAAACTATTTGTTGGTGGCAATGAAACTAATGAGCTTCCAGAAGAAACCAGTCAGTATCAGTCAGTACCTGAAGATGATGTTTATGATGATGCTGAAGATTCAGCCGAGAACGATATACAGGAGGTCAGTTCATGTGATGTAGAGAGTACCTCCGAAGAGAAAACTGGAGCATTGCATCTTACCAACGATGCTTTGAAACCTGAGGGTTCGTTGCTTCAGACCAAACCAAACAAAGTAACAGATGTGAGTTCTTTAAGTAATGAAAAGTCATCTAGTTCCTGTGATGTCCCACAAAATGAGATGGTCTTGAAATCCTCAGATACACCAGAGTCTGTTGGGGAAACTTTAACTGTGATAGCACAAATGGAGGAAGCAGAATCTCGTGTCAAGAGGTTACGAGGAAGAAGGACAAGCGCCAAGCAAGACGGTAAGGCAGAGTCTGAGCTGATGAAACCGAAAGAGGAAGAACTTGATACAAATGAAGTTATAAAAGGCTCCAAACATGAGCCAGATGTGGAAGAATGTATCCCAAAGGAGAAACCTTCTATACAAACTGCCAGTGTAGAAGTCAACGAATCTGTTcctgataaacaagaaaacaaggaaactCGCCAAAGTCCAACTTTAAAAACGCTTGTTGACAGTAAGTCTGTTACCCCAAACAAAAGTGCAATCTCAGGTATCCAGGACAAATGCAAAGTTGACGGGATGTCACTGCCTTACCTTAGGAGGAAAGGGCCAGATTTTGAGAAGGAGTCCTTTGGAAGTCAGTTCAAAGCATTCGTAGAGAATGATAAATCTTTAGAAACACaggaatatacaaataatgaatTTCCAGAGCATAAAGATATGCAAAATTCCAGAAGGGATCATAGTAGCTCCTCTGGAACTGGAAGTGATGCAGCTGAAGGCATTACAGTACCTGTTGCAGCAGAGGTTAAGAATTTTGGCGATCAGGTGCCTTCAGAAAGTCAGATAATTGGGGCAAAGCCAGTTGAAATTCAAAAGGCTGTTGTCAGGCAAGTAGAGGCAGAAGTCAAGGTGCATTGCTCTCAGTCTGAAAAGTCTGAAATTGACTCCaaggaaaatttgaaaggaaCATCTGTTGAGCAAGACACTAAGGCAGATTGTGAGGAAAAGCCCACTCTTCAGGATCTGGGATCCATGTCTGGTGAGAAGAAGCCCGATACTGAGAACTCTCTAGTACCCATAAGTAGCAATTCACAACCTGTAATAAAAGAAGATGATACCTCCAAAAATTCTGTTCCTGGTATTCCTTCGGACATGTTACTAGATGTTCCAGAGGCCTCGGCCAACATACCGCTCCCTCCTCCAGATGCGATGGAGGTCCCTCAAGGCACAGATATGGATGTAGATGCAGAGacagttgaaaatattgcaaaatttttaGAGGAGACAGCTTCCACTATACCTGGTGCTACCGAAGAGAATTACAATGAGAAACGTCCTAAGCGCTCGTCACGTCCCCCAAGGAACATGGATGATAATGAGATGAATGATCTGTTGATGTTACTCAACATGGAAGATGAAGAAAGTGAAGATGAAGATTACGTACCCAAGGACCTTGAAAACTTGGATAGCACTGCTGAGAGTGATGATGGAGTAGATAGTGATGgaaatgatgatgacgacgatgatgatgaaagcGGTGCAGACTATGAAAGTGAGGGTCGTGGTGGTAGTACACTGAGTAATTTCCTGGAATTGGCAGGTGATGCGGGTGGTGATAATGACAAGGTGCCAAGTAGTTTCAAACATGGAAAAGGTTCCGCTGCCAAATCAAAGGGACTCAAAAATGGGAAGGGCAAGAAATACAAGAATGACACTTCCAGTGCCAAGaaaggaaaggtgaaaggaaaagtGAAGTACAATAGCAAAGGGAGACATGATGATGATGTGAAGAGGAAGGGGGATGATGGGAAGAAAAAGGGTGAGGGTGAGAGAAAGGGTCCGTACATTCGGGTTGATCCAAGTACATCGGGAGAGGTCATTGTTAATACTCCTTACCGTGATGAAGAGGAGCAGGACAAACAGGTGCGGAAGTTGAACATTCAGTTTTACTGTAAAATTGAAGCCAAACAGAAGACTGCGAAGGTTGGTTACAATAGTACGCTTCATAACAATTACGATGCATTTTCCAAAGATACCACCTGGTTCTGCTCTTTCTGCAAAAACTACAGCCATACGTGGAAATTAGGTGATCTCTTTGGACCATATTTCATTGAGGGGTTGACATTGCGTAAGAAGAAGTACCCCAAAGTAATTGAAGGCCAAGTTGTTGAATCTACATCTCCAAATGAGGTTGGTAGATTCAAGAAACGTCCTCCAAGACGAGAATCCACTTCAGACGTTCCTGGAGAGTCTAAAAAG TTGGAACTTGGAGGATGCTCCCCACCGTGGAGATTCGTCCCAGCAGCAACTCCCGCTCGGATGCTG